The stretch of DNA GATCAAGTTGCTCAGGGAGGGGGACAACCCCGTTTGTTTGCTACACTTGATCGTTAGAGTGCAGAGACATCTGCAGAAGTTATTACAGGTATACTTCTAGTCTGCTCATATAATGCTTATGCCATAATTGATCCAGGTTCAACGTTTTCATATGTGACTCCATACTTTGAAATTAACCTCGGGATAGAACCAAAACAACTTAGTGAGCCATTCctagtatctactccagttggcaAGTCAGTGAAAGTCACAAGAGTCTATAGAGGTTGTACAGTTTCAGTCCAAGGTCGCAGCACCGAGGCCGATCTCATAGAGTTAgaaatggtggattttgatgtgatcatgggtatggattggttgtcttcctGTTATGCCATGTTAGATTGTCGTGACAAGATAGTCAGGTTCCAATTTCCAAATGAAGAAGTCTTAAAGTGGAAGGGTAGTTCAGCATCGCTGgtaggtaagtttatttcttaccttaagccACAACGAATGATCGGTAAGGGGTGTCTCGCCTATTTGGCTCACATCATTAATCCAGAATCAGAACCACCAGCTCTTCACTCTGTGCCAGTTGTTAGAGAATTTCCAGAAGTTTTCCCAGATGACCTTCCCGGACTTCCTCCTGAAAGAATCATAGACTTTGGCATCGATCtcatgccaggcactcagcccatatctataccTCCTTATAGGATGGCTCCAGCAGAACTTAATGAGTTGAGAGAACAGTTGAAAGACCTTCTTGacaagggcttcatcaggccgaGTATTTCACCGTAGGGTGCCCCGGTCCTGTTtgtcaagaagaaagatgggtctctCAGAATGTGCgtcgactatcggcagttgaataaagttaccattaagaacaagtacccactgccaagaattgatgatttatttgatcaacttcagggtgcaaagtactttttaaaaaaagattcgaggtcggggtaccattaattgagaattagaGAAGAGGATATATCTAAAACAGCCTTTAGAACTTGCTACGG from Nicotiana tomentosiformis chromosome 11, ASM39032v3, whole genome shotgun sequence encodes:
- the LOC138901147 gene encoding uncharacterized protein, whose product is MEFIRLAKHAPHMVKTEKANISRFVGGLSYNIKDTTSAAVVGMTTFSSVVGFAKHLEKDRQQRREEKEHNKKARTAGRFNGTSSGGGRDSSNKELLAPAQSSHRSGGGSSFRRTQSYGNHSHQNQNFRTSSSHSQSHAEQHSHQQGLFGTCKRQHSGSTFSYVTPYFEINLGIEPKQLSEPFLVSTPVGKSVKVTRVYRGCTVSVQGRSTEADLIELEMVDFDVIMGMDWLSSCYAMLDCRDKIVRFQFPNEEVLKWKGSSASLVGKFISYLKPQRMIGKGCLAYLAHIINPESEPPALHSVPVVREFPEVFPDDLPGLPPERIIDFGIDLMPGTQPISIPPYRMAPAELNELREQLKDLLDKGFIRPSISP